The following proteins come from a genomic window of Athalia rosae chromosome 1, iyAthRosa1.1, whole genome shotgun sequence:
- the LOC105685230 gene encoding probable RNA-binding protein CG14230 isoform X1: protein MEKNHRLFLRNLPANVTNSDIEENFKNHGTVAKIEIKEKANALGTNHKFAFVNITTTDKKLNTCFQELKNLVINGCKVHIEVAKESFLERLQREREESKAALTPKTETPKTIESINIPHPAGVKIALRGTKKNFDTDYEGLSEMVCKSSRKTFDTDLTEVPEMVRKSTKKIFDTDYEEVPRIKTEIKEKAKVIAPDPVERLSTAEQKKKNEADQKRLKSIMERKTAFKLKGGLIREALNAVDGKPLGKKIVFSDDLDSFNEINNQASKGQKRLFDDDDDDEDILDNNDFRVRESVNKKLQTLQSNYGNDKRFALDNRFIDDEDNPTSEKVELCSEIDQEKNWQLDILENVLGKPVKPQTSDDVGFKKTICLYPRKMGMMRYNPDDKDHAMCEIPVTTAVPIKTKKVKQKLAVQNDVDSVQLPDLSKDTFYKVSDNLVDTLKENEQFSLLKTFGTEISSKESPVYEGVREKQGHKFNFSTTDPFKYDSSDNEESEENVADLQKTESKSDWNDSLFFNVDDVRFEDAYKFFNKRSVPDAEFSTRRRELKQIVRSKIQNNLRKKITWKKKKLNRG, encoded by the exons atggaaaaaaatcatcgtttgTTCTTGAGAAATCTTCCTGCAAATGTGACCAACTCGGACATTGaggagaatttcaaaaatcatggCACTGTTGCAAAGAttgagataaaagaaaaagctaATGCTCTCGGAACTAACCACAAATTTGCTTTTGTCAATATAACAACTACCGACAAGAAACTTAATACTT GTTTCCAAGAGCTCAAGAATCTTGTAATAAATGGATGCAAAGTACACATTGAAGTTGCTAAGGAGAGTTTTCTTGAGCGACTACAAAGAGAACGAGAGGAGAGCAAGGCAGCTCTAACGCCGAAAACagaaacaccaaaaactattgAATCTATCAACATCCCACATCCAG CAGGGGTAAAAATTGCTCTTAGAGGTACCAAAAAGAACTTTGATACTGATTATGAAGGGTTGTCAGAAATGGTTTGTAAAAGTAGTCGAAAGACTTTTGACACCGATCTTACTGAGGTCCCAGAAATGGTTCGTAAAAGTACTAAAAAGATCTTTGACACTGATTATGAAGAAGTTCCCAGGATAAAAACAGAGATTAAAGAGAAAGCAAAAGTTATTGCACCAGATCCAGTTGAGCGGCTCAGTACTGCagaacaaaagaagaaaaacgaggcAGATCAAAAGCGTTTAAAGTCTATAATGGAAAGAAAGACGGCTTTCAAATTGAAAGGTGGACTTATTCGTGAAGCACTAAATGCTGtg GATGGGAAGCCACTAGGtaaaaaaatagtattttcTGATGATCTAGACAGCTTCAACGAAATTAACAATCAAGCAAGTAAAGGCCAGAAACGTTTGtttgatgacgacgatgatgacgaagATATTTTAGATAACAATGACTTTCGAGTTCGTGAAAGCGTTAATAAAAAG CTACAAACCTTGCAGTCAAATTACGGAAATGACAAACGATTTGCTCTCGACAATCGTTTCATTGATGATGAAGATAATCCTACATCGGAGAAAGTCGAACTTTGTTCAGAAATtgaccaagaaaaaaattggcaattaGATATTCTCGAGAATGTGCTAGGAAAGCCGGTTAAACCACAAACAAGCGATGACGTCGGATTTAAAAA GACGATTTGTTTGTATCCTAGAAAGATGGGTATGATGCGCTATAATCCTGATGATAAAGATCACGCCATGTGTGAGATTCCTGTTACAACTGCTGTTCccatcaaaacaaaaaaagtaaaacagaaGCTTGCTGTACAGAATGATGTGGACAGTGTACAGCTTCCCGACTTATCGAAAGACACGTTTTATAAAGTTTCTGATAACTTGGTCGACactttgaaagaaaatgagcAATTCAGTTTGTTGAAAACATTCGGGACTGAGATATCAAGTAAAG AGAGTCCTGTCTATGAAGGAGTTCGTGAAAAACAAGGACATAAATTCAACTTCAGTACGACAGATCCATTCAAGTACGATTCGTCAGATAATGaagaaagtgaagaaaatGTCGCGGATCTACAGAAGACTGAATCAAAGAGTGATTGGAATGacagtttatttttcaatgttgATGATGTTCGTTTTGAAG AtgcttataaatttttcaacaaacgatCTGTGCCTGATGCTGAGTTTTCAACTCGGCGGAGAGAACTGAAGCAGATAGTGAGATCAAAGATACAGAATAATCTGAGGAAAAAGattacgtggaaaaaaaagaaactgaacaGGGGATGA
- the LOC105685230 gene encoding probable RNA-binding protein CG14230 isoform X3: protein MEKNHRLFLRNLPANVTNSDIEENFKNHGTVAKIEIKEKANALGTNHKFAFVNITTTDKKLNTCFQELKNLVINGCKVHIEVAKESFLERLQREREESKAALTPKTETPKTIESINIPHPAGVKIALRGTKKNFDTDYEGLSEMVCKSSRKTFDTDLTEVPEMVRKSTKKIFDTDYEEVPRIKTEIKEKAKVIAPDPVERLSTAEQKKKNEADQKRLKSIMERKTAFKLKGGLIREALNAVDGKPLGKKIVFSDDLDSFNEINNQASKGQKRLFDDDDDDEDILDNNDFRVRESVNKKLQTLQSNYGNDKRFALDNRFIDDEDNPTSEKVELCSEIDQEKNWQLDILENVLGKPVKPQTSDDVGFKKKMGMMRYNPDDKDHAMCEIPVTTAVPIKTKKVKQKLAVQNDVDSVQLPDLSKDTFYKVSDNLVDTLKENEQFSLLKTFGTEISSKESPVYEGVREKQGHKFNFSTTDPFKYDSSDNEESEENVADLQKTESKSDWNDSLFFNVDDVRFEDAYKFFNKRSVPDAEFSTRRRELKQIVRSKIQNNLRKKITWKKKKLNRG from the exons atggaaaaaaatcatcgtttgTTCTTGAGAAATCTTCCTGCAAATGTGACCAACTCGGACATTGaggagaatttcaaaaatcatggCACTGTTGCAAAGAttgagataaaagaaaaagctaATGCTCTCGGAACTAACCACAAATTTGCTTTTGTCAATATAACAACTACCGACAAGAAACTTAATACTT GTTTCCAAGAGCTCAAGAATCTTGTAATAAATGGATGCAAAGTACACATTGAAGTTGCTAAGGAGAGTTTTCTTGAGCGACTACAAAGAGAACGAGAGGAGAGCAAGGCAGCTCTAACGCCGAAAACagaaacaccaaaaactattgAATCTATCAACATCCCACATCCAG CAGGGGTAAAAATTGCTCTTAGAGGTACCAAAAAGAACTTTGATACTGATTATGAAGGGTTGTCAGAAATGGTTTGTAAAAGTAGTCGAAAGACTTTTGACACCGATCTTACTGAGGTCCCAGAAATGGTTCGTAAAAGTACTAAAAAGATCTTTGACACTGATTATGAAGAAGTTCCCAGGATAAAAACAGAGATTAAAGAGAAAGCAAAAGTTATTGCACCAGATCCAGTTGAGCGGCTCAGTACTGCagaacaaaagaagaaaaacgaggcAGATCAAAAGCGTTTAAAGTCTATAATGGAAAGAAAGACGGCTTTCAAATTGAAAGGTGGACTTATTCGTGAAGCACTAAATGCTGtg GATGGGAAGCCACTAGGtaaaaaaatagtattttcTGATGATCTAGACAGCTTCAACGAAATTAACAATCAAGCAAGTAAAGGCCAGAAACGTTTGtttgatgacgacgatgatgacgaagATATTTTAGATAACAATGACTTTCGAGTTCGTGAAAGCGTTAATAAAAAG CTACAAACCTTGCAGTCAAATTACGGAAATGACAAACGATTTGCTCTCGACAATCGTTTCATTGATGATGAAGATAATCCTACATCGGAGAAAGTCGAACTTTGTTCAGAAATtgaccaagaaaaaaattggcaattaGATATTCTCGAGAATGTGCTAGGAAAGCCGGTTAAACCACAAACAAGCGATGACGTCGGATTTAAAAA AAAGATGGGTATGATGCGCTATAATCCTGATGATAAAGATCACGCCATGTGTGAGATTCCTGTTACAACTGCTGTTCccatcaaaacaaaaaaagtaaaacagaaGCTTGCTGTACAGAATGATGTGGACAGTGTACAGCTTCCCGACTTATCGAAAGACACGTTTTATAAAGTTTCTGATAACTTGGTCGACactttgaaagaaaatgagcAATTCAGTTTGTTGAAAACATTCGGGACTGAGATATCAAGTAAAG AGAGTCCTGTCTATGAAGGAGTTCGTGAAAAACAAGGACATAAATTCAACTTCAGTACGACAGATCCATTCAAGTACGATTCGTCAGATAATGaagaaagtgaagaaaatGTCGCGGATCTACAGAAGACTGAATCAAAGAGTGATTGGAATGacagtttatttttcaatgttgATGATGTTCGTTTTGAAG AtgcttataaatttttcaacaaacgatCTGTGCCTGATGCTGAGTTTTCAACTCGGCGGAGAGAACTGAAGCAGATAGTGAGATCAAAGATACAGAATAATCTGAGGAAAAAGattacgtggaaaaaaaagaaactgaacaGGGGATGA
- the LOC105685230 gene encoding nucleolar protein 8 isoform X2, whose translation MEKNHRLFLRNLPANVTNSDIEENFKNHGTVAKIEIKEKANALGTNHKFAFVNITTTDKKLNTCFQELKNLVINGCKVHIEVAKESFLERLQREREESKAALTPKTETPKTIESINIPHPGVKIALRGTKKNFDTDYEGLSEMVCKSSRKTFDTDLTEVPEMVRKSTKKIFDTDYEEVPRIKTEIKEKAKVIAPDPVERLSTAEQKKKNEADQKRLKSIMERKTAFKLKGGLIREALNAVDGKPLGKKIVFSDDLDSFNEINNQASKGQKRLFDDDDDDEDILDNNDFRVRESVNKKLQTLQSNYGNDKRFALDNRFIDDEDNPTSEKVELCSEIDQEKNWQLDILENVLGKPVKPQTSDDVGFKKTICLYPRKMGMMRYNPDDKDHAMCEIPVTTAVPIKTKKVKQKLAVQNDVDSVQLPDLSKDTFYKVSDNLVDTLKENEQFSLLKTFGTEISSKESPVYEGVREKQGHKFNFSTTDPFKYDSSDNEESEENVADLQKTESKSDWNDSLFFNVDDVRFEDAYKFFNKRSVPDAEFSTRRRELKQIVRSKIQNNLRKKITWKKKKLNRG comes from the exons atggaaaaaaatcatcgtttgTTCTTGAGAAATCTTCCTGCAAATGTGACCAACTCGGACATTGaggagaatttcaaaaatcatggCACTGTTGCAAAGAttgagataaaagaaaaagctaATGCTCTCGGAACTAACCACAAATTTGCTTTTGTCAATATAACAACTACCGACAAGAAACTTAATACTT GTTTCCAAGAGCTCAAGAATCTTGTAATAAATGGATGCAAAGTACACATTGAAGTTGCTAAGGAGAGTTTTCTTGAGCGACTACAAAGAGAACGAGAGGAGAGCAAGGCAGCTCTAACGCCGAAAACagaaacaccaaaaactattgAATCTATCAACATCCCACATCCAG GGGTAAAAATTGCTCTTAGAGGTACCAAAAAGAACTTTGATACTGATTATGAAGGGTTGTCAGAAATGGTTTGTAAAAGTAGTCGAAAGACTTTTGACACCGATCTTACTGAGGTCCCAGAAATGGTTCGTAAAAGTACTAAAAAGATCTTTGACACTGATTATGAAGAAGTTCCCAGGATAAAAACAGAGATTAAAGAGAAAGCAAAAGTTATTGCACCAGATCCAGTTGAGCGGCTCAGTACTGCagaacaaaagaagaaaaacgaggcAGATCAAAAGCGTTTAAAGTCTATAATGGAAAGAAAGACGGCTTTCAAATTGAAAGGTGGACTTATTCGTGAAGCACTAAATGCTGtg GATGGGAAGCCACTAGGtaaaaaaatagtattttcTGATGATCTAGACAGCTTCAACGAAATTAACAATCAAGCAAGTAAAGGCCAGAAACGTTTGtttgatgacgacgatgatgacgaagATATTTTAGATAACAATGACTTTCGAGTTCGTGAAAGCGTTAATAAAAAG CTACAAACCTTGCAGTCAAATTACGGAAATGACAAACGATTTGCTCTCGACAATCGTTTCATTGATGATGAAGATAATCCTACATCGGAGAAAGTCGAACTTTGTTCAGAAATtgaccaagaaaaaaattggcaattaGATATTCTCGAGAATGTGCTAGGAAAGCCGGTTAAACCACAAACAAGCGATGACGTCGGATTTAAAAA GACGATTTGTTTGTATCCTAGAAAGATGGGTATGATGCGCTATAATCCTGATGATAAAGATCACGCCATGTGTGAGATTCCTGTTACAACTGCTGTTCccatcaaaacaaaaaaagtaaaacagaaGCTTGCTGTACAGAATGATGTGGACAGTGTACAGCTTCCCGACTTATCGAAAGACACGTTTTATAAAGTTTCTGATAACTTGGTCGACactttgaaagaaaatgagcAATTCAGTTTGTTGAAAACATTCGGGACTGAGATATCAAGTAAAG AGAGTCCTGTCTATGAAGGAGTTCGTGAAAAACAAGGACATAAATTCAACTTCAGTACGACAGATCCATTCAAGTACGATTCGTCAGATAATGaagaaagtgaagaaaatGTCGCGGATCTACAGAAGACTGAATCAAAGAGTGATTGGAATGacagtttatttttcaatgttgATGATGTTCGTTTTGAAG AtgcttataaatttttcaacaaacgatCTGTGCCTGATGCTGAGTTTTCAACTCGGCGGAGAGAACTGAAGCAGATAGTGAGATCAAAGATACAGAATAATCTGAGGAAAAAGattacgtggaaaaaaaagaaactgaacaGGGGATGA